The genomic window GGGCTGGTGCTGGAGGGGGTGCGTGCAGAAGCGAGCGGAGGGGGCACCCGGCCAGCCCACGGCGCGGAACGGGCAATGCCCCGTGGCCCCGAGCCCGGCCTGCCACGGGCACGGCACCGGCGGGCTGCCCGGCCGCGAGCTCTTCCTGGCCGGTGCTTGGTCAGACGGGGGTCCCCAGTGCACCCAGGGTGGCTATTGCAGTGAGGCGCCTGCGTGGGGGGCTGCTGGGCAGCGGGACGTGGCCGGGGGCTTCCCGTGCCGCAGTGGCGGAGGCCGGGATTAGCCCTGCCTGCCCAGCGCTCCTCGCACGCCCAcggcccccagccccgcagAGAGCCGGGGAGGCGGCTCCATCCGTGCCCGAGAGCCTGCTGCAGGGCCCGGCCTTGCCCCCCAAATTCTCCCACCCCGGCATCAagccccccggccccttccccgccAGGCAGAGCCCCGAGGTGGCACAGCGGCCAGGCGGCACCTCCTGTCCGTGCTCCCTGGCCAGCGGCCTGGCCCCATTCCCTGGATGGGAGCCCGGCGGAGCAGGGAGGCTCCAAAATCCTGGCGGGGGCATGGACCCCCTGCTCAGCTGGGGACACATGCAGGACCCCCGTGCTGATCGCGGCCCCATGGCTCGGCGCCCGAAGCGGGACCCCGGCTCCCGCTGCACCGTGCCACGGGGAGCCCCAGCCTTGCCGGATGCAGGATGTGGGCCAGTCCTCCGCTAGCTACGGTGCTGAGGCCTCACAAACTCACTCCACAGGTGGGGCGGGGAAGGGCAGGGCTGATCCCTCCCGCTCCCTTGGCGGACCCGGCACAAAAGCCCGTTCTGCCccagggaaggaggcaggggaGCATCCCCGCTCTGGCTGGGAAGAGCCGGGTGCcagccggggtggggggcgtCCCTGGAGGGAGTGGGGGGCTGGGGTGAAGCGGGGGGCAGGCCGCGCTGCCCGGGAGGGGATGCAGCAGCCGGCGGCATCGCCGGAGCTGCCGGGAAGGTGCCGCGGGAGGAAGGgccgggccggcagcggggAATACGAAGAGCAAGGGGAGGGGGAGCGGCGGGACCGGAAGGGCGAGGGGGAAAGCGCGGCCGCGGCGTTAGACCCACCACCGCTCCTGCGCTggctgccccggcgccggctGAGCCGCGGTGCTGCGGCGTGCACGCGGGGGGCACGACAGCCGCGCGGGTGTGCGTGCACGGGCGTGCGGGTATCTcccagccccaggggcaggggccgcgcagcccggcgcgcTGATAacggcgcgggccgcggcggcaggcAGCGCGTGCGCGCGCCCGCGGGTGGGTGCTGCGCGCCGCTCCCCACCTCTGCTGCTGGCTCAGTCCCTTTCCCGACAAGAGGAGAATTAACCGGCATCATGACGAAGCAGTATTTGCACCGGGCGCTGCTCGCTCGCGCTCCCACCGCTCCGCCGGCAcaaagagggaggaaaacataaataaacCTGGTGCTGCCGGCACGGCCTCGCCACTGGAAATAGGGCGGGGGTCCCCGGCGccccctcctccagcccccGCTGCAAGCTGCGGTGCAGCCAGGTGCAGCATCGCTCCAGCCCCCGGCTGAGATTTCAGCACCCCCCTGCCCCGCAGCGCCTCAGCTGCTGTCCCGAGCACGGCTGtgggcacccccccccccgagcgCCCCACGGCACCCCATGGCGCCGTGGGCTATGCATTAGGATCGCACCCCACCCACTAGCAGCCCGGCCCCAGTGCGGGCTCTGTGGCTCCGCCGAGGGCTGCACTCGCCCACTGCGGGCGCAGAACCCTGCAGAAAGAGGCAGGAATTTCGGGCTCCAGGGCCGAGGCCGCTTGGCCAGGGCCTGGGAGGTGTCTGGCATCGGCTGAGGAGCGAGCcttgctccctgcagcccctcgAGGCTGCTAGGGCTGCCGGGGAGAGCCCCCTCCCTGCATCCCggcccccacccccccaccgGCGGTCCAGCCCAGCCCGGGtggggggcggcagcgggggccggcggccggaGCTGCGGCGCACGGGGACGCCTGGGATCTATTCCCGGCTCCGCGTGGGCGCCGGCTGCCTGGTGACGGGAGCCGCCGAGCCGCGTTTCTGGGTCCTCTCCCTCCAGGGGAACGGGGTGTGGGGGGTGGAGGAAGCACCGGGGTGCTCCCCGGCGGGCAGCAGAGCCGCGGGCTGGGATGCGCCATCCCCGGCGCGGCGTCGCCCGCCCCGGCACCGGTCCCCCCAAGCCATCGGGGCTGCGGCGGCCTCCCCCACGCTAACGCCGTCGCTGCAGCACCacgccggctcccggcccggcgctgGGCAGCCGCCCGCaccccgcggcgcgggccccgGGGACGCGTTACCTGGGCAGCCCTGGTGCAGCCCCGCAGGGCCGCCCGCTGCTCCCCCCCTCCGCGGGGACCCTCCAAACACCCCCCGTGCCCCCCAGCACCGGCCGGCACCGCGGGGTCACCCCTCCGCCCGGCCGTGCCcttcaacccccccccccccgccccagcggGCCCCGGCCAGcacccgccggccccggccccgcagccggAGCGCcgcagtgtgtgtgtgtgggggggtctgcagcggggccgggggggcgaggaggaggcaggaggggaAGGGCCCTACCTTCacgggcgcccgcggcccgcggcgggcaggTTCGCCTCTCCGCCAGGAGCCATGCCTGCGCCGAGCATCCCCTCCCCTGCGCCGCACCGCACGTTGCTACAGCGACCGCCTCCCTCCGCCGGCGGAGCCGAGCGGGGCTGCCGgcgagggaggacgtgcagcagccgccccgcgcccccgccgccccgctgtGCCCTGGCCtgccgcccccctccccaaacacccccccgccgccagcccccaAACGCCTTCGCtggcgcggctcggctcggctcggccccgcTGCCGTGGGGGCTCCGGTTTGCAGCAGAGCatccctggggggggggggggaggtcgGTGCATGCCCCGCACCCCACCTGCGCCACCAGCACCCCACGGCTTGGGGGGCAGGGACAGGCCCCACGGAACCCCACCCCCCACGTGCATCCAGGGCATGCACCTCCCCGGCGGGGCTCGCTGGCAAGACGGGGCGCTGGCACGGCGTGGGGACGGCGCCGGGGTCTGTGCCAAGCAAGCtggggccccggggcggggcggggcggggggcagccgcTGCAGCCCCCCTCCGCCCTTCATCCCGGCCGGCATCGCCTCCCCCCGAAACCCCCCTTTCCGCGGAGCTTTCAAGGCCCCGGCCGGAGGCGGCGAGGAGAAAAGCGCGGGGAGAGGCGCGGGGCCGAGACATCCTCCAGTGCACTTTCTCCACAGCGAGCATTcctgcctccccccgccccgggtcTCACctcaaaaaacaagaaagaaacagtgtgggttttttcttccccGGCCATAATTAAAAAGGACTCACCCTTCCGAGCCCTTTCTATCCCGGGAggtggagaagaaagagaggggaggaaggggaaagccctgaaagaaaggagaggaagggctcgggaaggagaagagaaggagaaaaaaagggacGGGGAAAAATTAAAGCGGAGATTACACAAAGGGAAACTCCTCTACCTTTGAAGCCTGGGCTAAagtggggagggggcggcgggggccggcagggcgcagcccgccgcggcccTTTCTCAAAGCCCTCTCCTCTAAAGAATGTCTCGGATTCCTGCGGAAACAAGGAGCTGCGTCTGTGGGGCCGAAGGAAACGGGAGGGGAAAGATCAACCCAGCCGCGCCGCTAATTCCCGCCCGGCACACCTGGGCAGGCAGCGCCGGGCGCTTTGTTCGGCCCTAATTGCCGGGTGTTGCGTTTCTCTCCCGCTTTAAAGCTTCATTTAACTCAGACTGTTATAATTTCCGtccccctcccgcccgccggcgccggctcgCTCGGGGCTCGCGCCCCCCGGGCAGTTGCCTGTCCCCCCGCgcccctgccccttccccggGGCGGCCAAGCGGAGCTGGGGGCGGCCAGCCCCGGGCACGGACTGGGCGCTCGCTTTAATTTGCCAGAGGGGGTTTCTCTTCCcaccagttttttttttcatatatatatatacaaataaactCCCAAATCTAAATGTTTAGGCCTAAAACTGCAGAGGGAATGCAGAGTCCGTAGCTGCCGAAAGCCCAGAGCTTTTGGCTGCCGGAGCAGCCCGACGCTTCCCGACCGAGAAATAGCGCAGGCACCCGGGGCAGCCGCGCCGCACAGACAAACGCATGGACAGACAGATGGACGGACGGTCGTCCTGTGGGAACTCAGggtctctgcaggagctggctgctgcACGGGGGTCTCGCCCGGCGGCTTGCGGCTGTCCGTCCCCGCGGAGAGGGAcgcggggagcgcggcccggGGGCCGAGCTGGCTGCCGGCGAAGCGAGCCTGGCGCGCCCAGGAGGAGTACAAAAATAGAGCATCTTccttaaaaaaggggggagggaaagaaaaaaaaaaggaaaggggggaGGAAGCAGCGCCGGGGGCGCAAGGAGAAGGGGCAGCGTTACGtgagcgggcgcggggcgcgggtGCGCTTGGCGCGGCGCGGTGGGGACGGCGAGCCCACGAACTCGAAGTGCTGCTGCCGCTCGGCGCTGTTGGGGAAGGGCAGCTGGCCGCGGTAGAGGCGCTTGATGAAGTGGGCCTCGCGCTGGTTCTGGCGGCTCCGCGaggcccgccgcggccggccccggcgcgtGAACGCCATGTACCAGCCCTCGTAGCGGGCGTTCTGGAAAGCCGTGTAGTTGTTCTCCAGCACGATTTCCGTGAAGATGCAGTCTTTGCTCTTGCCGTGGGGCTGcgggaggagcagaggggcGGTCAGCGCGGCGGGGAAGGGCGCCGGGGCCCGTGCCGCACCGCGCCGTGCCGGCACTCACTTTCCCGACGAGCTTCCCCCGCTTGCTCATGCAGATGTACTTCTCGCTCTCGGCCCCCTTGATGCGCACGCGGCTCCCAAAGGTGTCCGTCTCCACGATGAGCTTCGCTGCCGGGGCGAGAGCCAGGCGAGAGGTgtcccgcgggggccgccgggctcccccccaccctggtatccccccctgccccagcccggggggccgcgggaAAACCCTTCGCCCTGCCTCCGCCTCGCCTGCCGGGCCGCCGGGCCCGCGTCTCCCGGCTCGGCACCTTTTTCAGGGGATAAACGTGCTGCGGAGAGTGGCggccccttccctctccccccgccccggccccatCCCTGCACATCCGCGTTCCCGGGGGTTCGACGGCCTTTCCGGGGCTAGAGCGGGTCCAGCACCCGGCGGGTTAATTATCCTCGTCCTTGTTGTCTGGCACAACACGGGGGTGGCTGGGAAGGTTGGGAGCCGATATTGAAACCAGTGACCCCGCCGGGTCCCGTGCCCAGCGCCTGGCAGCCCGCGCTGGCATAGCTAATTCAGGGAAAGACCCGGAAAGGCGGCAGCGAACCAGCCTCGCCCGTCACCGGGCTTGCAAAGCCTTTCGGGACGCTTTCACCCCCCTGCAAGCGCGAGCGGGGCCCCCGCGGCACCGCGGCacccggggcgggcgccggcggctccctgggcagcggcgcggcccgccggTGGGCTGCCCGGCACCGCGCTCGCTGCTCTGCTCGCTCAGCTCCCTGCGCGTATAAATATTTAAGACGCTGACACTGGGATCGGGTGATTGCAGCCAGCAGAGGCGGATGCATTTCTCGTCAAATATAAGTTGCGTTTCCCACGCAGGGAAGAGATTAGAAAGCAAAAGCCTCAAATATAGGAGTTATTGCGTAATGCCGCGCGGTACTAGGGAGAAACGCGACTTTGGAAGCGTGGATGGAGGTCGGGGCTTGCCGCCTCTCAGCCCGGGTCTCCTGGGAGCTGCGTCGCTCCCGGGGAGCCGCGTGCCGCCCCACCAGGCAGGGCACCGGGGCTgtgcggggccgcggccggctccGGGTGCTTTTACTCAGTTATGGGCAAAACCTGGTGGGAAAATGAGCCCTTTAAATGGAGTTACACCAGGGCTTAAAGATTCATTGATCCATCTCgcagagaagctgaaaagcCAATTTTTAGCTGGAGCTGAACTCGGTCCCTAAGCAACCAGGGGAACTGGCACAGGAGCCCTGGGCAACGCGGGCCAAGCTCTCTTATCAGCTGCCCCGGGCCAGGAAAACGCTCGTCCGCGGCTCGGGGTGCGACCGACTCCATCAGGGCAGTCCAAAGCTTTAACCCTCCCCAGGCGCTTGCCTCCCGCCACGGGCTCCCCGCACGAGCGCATCCGACCTGGGACGGGCTCGGCCTCAGCCCCCGGCTCTGCAAAACCCCTCCGAGCCGGTGCCTCCAAGTCCTCAAAAAACCGCGAGAGCCCAACCGCCCCGCTCGAGCGCCCGGCGGACCCTGCGCCGACCCGGAGGATTTCGCGCGGCTCGGACCCAGCCGGGGCCCGCGGGGGCTCCTTACCGAATTTGTTGCCGTCCTCCGCCGTGGCGGTGATCCTTTTGCCGTTCACCTGGACGTGCTTGCCGCTGGTCCGGCTGTACAGCTGGTACTCCCTGATCTGCCTTCGGCTCAGCTGGTCGGTCATGGCGCCCTGGTCCCTCACGTACTGGTTAAAATTAGGAGACGGTTGATTCTCCCCCTTTgtttacaaagggaaaaataaaatcaatttgttTTGGACAGCCCACAGCAAGGGGGCGGAGAGGGGAGCCTCGCGGGGCCGCGCGGACGGCGCAGCGGAGCCCTTCCTTTCCACCGCACGCCCCGAGGAAGCCGCGGGACCGCGCGGGCGAGGACGCTCTCGCCGGTGCAGCCGACCGGTCCTGCCCTGCCCGCCTCGGCGGCGGGATGCTGCCGGCCACGGCCCGGGCCAAGGATGCCATCGCCAGGCAGTGAGGGATGCCCAGATCGCAGCCCGCCGAGCCAGGATGCTGCAAAACGCCCGCTGGGTCCCTCCGTGGGCGCGTGCCGCCCACCCGCCCTCCCGTCCCTCCGAGAGCCGCGTCGCAGCCGGGGCACCGGGGCTGAGCCGGCCCGGAGCTGGCACCGGAGAGACCCCGAGCCGGGAAAGCGCTCCGGAGAGTGGGATCCCACGTTTCCTACCGCGCTTCAAAATATCGGTTATAAGGGGAACGCTGAAAGCCAGCTGGGGCACCGCTGCCGCGCTGGGGGCTCGCGGGAACGGCAAACCCCATCTGCGGAGCTCCGGCTTTCCGAAGCCGTCGTGTTGAGTCCGAACGGCCACGTTCGGCGGCTCGGCTCGCAGCCGCACGTTTCCACGAGGCCGCGGCCCTCGGCGGGCTGCAAACGCCAGGGGAGAGCCGAGctccgcgccccggcgccccgggggaCGCGCGCCCTGCTCCCGCCACCTTTGCGCATGCCTCGGGGACTCCTTTCCTGCCCGGATCCGCTTTAAAGCCTTTGGGGCTGGTACGGAGGTGGCGGGGGGAAGGCCCCTCTCCATCAAAGGcagctcccttcccttcttgttctcaaagaaataaaggcatttgtgttggggggaaagaaaaagggggaaaaagggggggggggagaaaaaagggtCCCAAGCACATATTAAGGCCTCCGGGGTGGCAGCTACGGCGGTTTTGTCCGGGCTCCGGAGAGGAGGGTGCTGATATGGAACAGTGCATTTTAATAGCCGCCGCCTTTCTAAAGCACACAAAAAGGGACGGTGCATCCTTAACGAGGCCGGGGGTGCCGggcccgcggggcggctgccCGGCCCAAGCGAGGCCAGCGGCCGGCACCGAGGGCTCAAGGCTGACGGACTCGGCTCGTCCCTCCCCACGCCGGGCCGCTGGAAATGTGTCGGACGCATccgcggcgcgcggggaggCTTTTCCCCGCCGACCTTGCCTGTCCTGGCACGCGGCGACCGCGCTCGTgctccgcgcccggccgccACCGAGCCCCCGGGGCAGCAAAACCGCCTCCAaagccgccccgcgccgcggaaAGCCGCCCGCTATCCGAAAGGGCGTCCCCGCCGCGAACGGCCCTCGGTGGGGCGGAGGGGGGCTCGGTGGGTGCAGCACCCcaccccgccgcggcgccggggccgacGCCACCGCGACCCCGGTGCCTTCAAACCGCCCCGCTTCGTAGCAAAGCCAGAGCAGCCCGAGCCGGGCTCGCGCCGCTGCGGGGTTAGTAAAACAGAGCGTTTTATCAACGTACCTGGGTCTGACAGGAAAACATCAGGAGCTGGAAACATCTGCATTTGGaaacaaaagagagagggagagaaacaggGCATTTTGttgggattttcttttccccccagcAACAAATAGCTGTGTCCAACTGCACTAATAGTAAACTACTGATAAAACCCGCGTTGCAGAGAGTTGCAACAAAACGAGAGGctgggagagggaaaagcagcGCTTACATGGAGAGGTTCTGCAGGCTGATGGGCTGCATGTCGCTCGCCGAAGCCCCCCGGATAAAGGCGTGAAACGGGGGCGCCGAGACGGGCGCGCTGCAGAGCTCCCGACGCCGCGGCGCTCCCTCACCGCCGGCGCatccccgccggggcggcgaAAGCGGAGGAGCGGACCGTCCCCGTCCTCCTCGCGCGGTCCCCTCGCGCAGAGCCGGCCAGGGAAAAGCGAGGAGAAACCCAGGCTCCCGTTGCGCTTCTAAGCCCACGCGCGACGGCTGCACCCCCGGAGCAGGACCGGGGACGGCGCATGGGGGAGACAGCGGGCAGAGCGCGTCCGCCGGCCGCGGTCCTCTCTTCTTGCGCCCCGCCGGGCCGTGTGTCCTACGCAGGGCAGCCAGATCCCTGGTGGCCCCTGCGTCCCCACCCCATCAGCCTCCCGTCCTCAGGCTGGTCCCCGGGACGCGTTTCCTCCGGCGGCTGGGAAGCAGCTAGCGGGAAAGGTGGCTCCGGGCAGGGCACGGCTGCCCTCGGCGGAGGGGAGCGCCCGGAGCCCCGTGCTCCATCGAGCCGGGAGCCGCCAGGTCCGTGCGCCTGTCCCGGCCTGGTGACAGCCTTTAAAGCTTGGAAGAGCCTGTGCAAAGAGGGGCCGAACCTCTCCTGGGAGGCAGTCGGCActgcagagggaaggaggatCGGACCTAGCAGGGgcctgggagggaggaggggaagggggaggcggggagggaggcagctCGGCTCGGCGGCTCGGGGTGTCCCCGTCCCGCGCGCGCGGGGGGTGGCCGGGCCCTGCGCTGCACCTCTGCGGGGAGGACGCGGGCGCTGCAGCGGTGGGCACGGGGGGACAGCAGCCAGGGGCATTGCAAGAGCGCAGCGGGTGGGCGCACGCAAGAGCCGCCCCGGGCCTCGGGGAGGTGGCAGGGGACTCTGGCTTGCACGGAGGATGCTTTCCACCACCCTCCTTTCACCCCACCGTGGCTCGCATCCATCTCGTCCCCGAGACCCCCAGCCCACGCCGCGCCGGGGAAGGCGTGGGAAAAGCACCGCAAACACTTTGCGATCAACAGCTTGAGCACTGCCCCGGAGCTGGCTCCCGTCTCCGGAGGCTTCCCGGGGCGGGGAGGCACCGCACGCTCCCTGCGGCTCCCCACGCGCCGTCTGCCCCAGTGCTCGGCCGTGGAGGTGCTGAGCGCCCTCCAAATGCAccagcaggcagctgggctgAGGGCACAGAGGTGGGCGATGCtcgtgcctcggtttccccggCAGCAGGAGCGGGCACCGGTGCAGAGCTCCTGCCCCAGAGCCTGTCCCGGGACCCGCCGGGGCTTCCCAGAGCAGCGGCTACCTGTACCCCCACACTTTGGCGGGGGTGGGTTTGGCGCTAACGACCCAAGTTAAACCTCCCCGGTGCTTTCTCACCTCCCAGGCCAGGAATTCAGCCCAAACCACAAACCGCCGCTCCCAGTAAACACAAGCCTTGCATTTCCCCCCCGGATCCCCGTGGGAACAGCACGTCCCGTGCTGGGGTGCGAACATCCCCTCGCCGGGGGCTCAGCACCCAGACGCTGCCATGGCAGCTGGCTGCCCCAAGCCCCATCTCCAGTGCCCCGGCTGATGTCGGCGAGAGATGGCCACGGAGCCGGTGTCGCTCCAGGCGTCCCCTCGCCGGGCCGCGGCAGAGGGTCCCGGCGAGCGgctcctgcagggagaggaaagcCCCAGCGCTGGGGACCGCCCGTCAAAAACCTTCCAGCAAGGCGGCCCGGCCCCAGgacgcccccgccgccggccgcggcctccccggcGTGGGCAGCGAgcccccgcggccgcagcccgcccgccACACACCTGGAGGAGAATTAAAGCCTGCTTTTGTGGCCGGCTCGGCTCCCCTCCTGGAGCAATCTGAGAGCACAGCAGTCTCCCGCGCGCTCCCGAGGGGCACCAGACCCTCCACAAATACCTGCTAACTCCAGACCAAGGCCAGGTCAATGGGTTATAAtcatctccctgctgctccctaaTCCCCTATTGTCCCCTATTCACAGCGGCACTTGTCACCCCATGCGGCCGGGGCCGGTCCGaggcggggggctgcgcgggggccggcgggctCCGCTCCCACCCGGGGCAGGGCAGGATGCTCGGGGCCAGCAGACCCCATCACCGCCGGGGCGGTG from Rhea pennata isolate bPtePen1 chromosome 28, bPtePen1.pri, whole genome shotgun sequence includes these protein-coding regions:
- the FGF17 gene encoding fibroblast growth factor 17, encoding MQPISLQNLSICFQLLMFSCQTQYVRDQGAMTDQLSRRQIREYQLYSRTSGKHVQVNGKRITATAEDGNKFAKLIVETDTFGSRVRIKGAESEKYICMSKRGKLVGKPHGKSKDCIFTEIVLENNYTAFQNARYEGWYMAFTRRGRPRRASRSRQNQREAHFIKRLYRGQLPFPNSAERQQHFEFVGSPSPPRRAKRTRAPRPLT